A genome region from Nocardiopsis exhalans includes the following:
- a CDS encoding polysaccharide deacetylase family protein, with amino-acid sequence MAPDRPFLTVAIAMVVLLGLVLSAARPPGLPPQDAGVDSSSGQPAADEERLPATGEPDRLTTVAPDALPGLEEAKIAFEGDSDTDVAYPVIPNATPLSDFLDRTLTAQVHAFEAANPGARSFIGEWGLTAAQEGIVGVRLTSEETDSEETREGHSTYWYETGDGTVHGSSHLIAGQAELTELNDRVREAVSDTDAVPSALHPISSLYDSVGFNPDGDLVVEFDSGQVAPASAGRIHAVIPREEAEALLSEFGLRVREAATTGVNEFTIDRAPEADKDGSSAAAPGVLPPRDDSVDCADPDTKCVALTYDDGPGGRTPELLDALAEHDARATFFVTGYPVMEHPWVLRRTYAEGHELANHTLSHPNLTEVGAGAARANLEATQALVYRETGYTMDLMRPPYGATDDKVAEITAELGLAQILWSVDTNDWKDRKADVVRKRALDGAADGAIILMHDIHPTTIDASIGIIRELDERGYTMVTVSQLLGTTEPGGTYVDGVPEPPLTDEGGGTEETSGEGASDDLG; translated from the coding sequence CTGGCCCCCGACCGCCCCTTCCTCACGGTCGCGATCGCGATGGTCGTCCTGCTGGGGCTGGTACTGTCGGCCGCCCGACCGCCCGGTCTGCCGCCGCAGGACGCCGGCGTCGACAGTTCGTCCGGGCAGCCCGCAGCGGACGAGGAACGGCTTCCAGCCACCGGTGAACCCGACCGTCTGACGACCGTCGCCCCCGACGCCCTCCCCGGGCTCGAGGAGGCGAAAATCGCTTTCGAGGGCGACAGCGACACCGACGTCGCCTACCCGGTCATCCCCAACGCCACCCCGCTGTCGGACTTCCTGGACCGCACCCTGACCGCCCAGGTACACGCCTTCGAGGCGGCCAACCCCGGAGCTCGTTCGTTCATCGGGGAGTGGGGGCTGACCGCCGCGCAGGAGGGGATCGTGGGGGTCCGGCTGACCAGCGAGGAGACCGACTCAGAGGAGACCCGCGAGGGCCACAGCACCTACTGGTACGAGACCGGCGACGGTACGGTCCACGGCTCCAGCCACCTGATCGCCGGGCAGGCCGAGCTCACCGAACTCAACGACCGGGTGCGCGAGGCCGTGTCGGACACCGACGCCGTGCCGTCCGCGCTGCACCCGATCAGCTCCCTCTACGACTCCGTGGGCTTCAACCCCGACGGCGACCTCGTGGTGGAGTTCGACTCCGGCCAGGTCGCCCCGGCCTCGGCGGGCCGGATCCACGCGGTGATCCCCCGGGAGGAGGCCGAGGCCCTGCTGTCCGAATTCGGCCTGCGCGTACGCGAGGCCGCGACCACCGGCGTCAACGAGTTCACCATCGACCGGGCCCCCGAGGCGGACAAGGACGGCTCGAGCGCGGCCGCCCCCGGCGTGCTGCCCCCGCGTGACGACTCCGTCGACTGCGCCGACCCCGATACCAAGTGCGTGGCCCTGACCTACGACGACGGCCCCGGCGGGCGCACCCCCGAACTGCTGGACGCCCTGGCCGAACACGACGCCAGGGCCACGTTCTTCGTCACCGGATACCCGGTCATGGAGCATCCGTGGGTACTGCGGCGCACCTACGCCGAGGGCCACGAACTGGCCAACCACACGCTCAGCCACCCCAACCTGACCGAGGTCGGGGCGGGTGCGGCCCGCGCCAACCTGGAGGCCACCCAGGCCCTGGTGTACCGCGAGACCGGCTACACGATGGACCTGATGCGACCGCCCTACGGCGCCACCGACGACAAGGTCGCCGAGATCACCGCGGAGCTCGGGCTGGCGCAGATCCTGTGGAGCGTGGACACCAACGACTGGAAGGACCGCAAGGCCGACGTGGTGCGCAAGCGCGCACTGGACGGCGCGGCCGACGGCGCCATCATCCTGATGCACGACATCCACCCCACCACCATCGACGCGTCCATCGGCATCATCCGTGAACTGGACGAACGCGGGTACACCATGGTTACGGTGTCGCAGCTGCTGGGCACCACGGAGCCTGGCGGAACCTATGTCGACGGTGTCCCCGAACCCCCTTTGACAGACGAAGGGGGAGGCACGGAGGAGACCTCCGGGGAAGGTGCTTCGGACGACCTGGGGTGA
- a CDS encoding quinone-dependent dihydroorotate dehydrogenase, translating into MTVFYQVLFSSVLRHMDAEKVHKLSFAALRGVTAVPGVAETMERVLGPREPELTVQALGREFPGPLGMAAGFDKNAESPRGLAALGFGYVEVGTVTAHPQPGNPKPRLFRLVADRAIVNRMGFNNEGSALVAERLHHQRKGPLVGINIGKTKVTPEAEAPADYALSALRLAPYADYMVINVSSPNTPGLRNLQGVEQLLPLVTAVRESLAEAGRPELPLLVKIAPDLADEDVDAVAELALAEGLDGIIATNTTISRAGLDTPDAEIEEAGAGGLSGAPLKERSLQVLRRLRAKVGDRVTLVAVGGIETPEDAWARIRAGATLVQGYTGLIYGGPLWPRRIHRGLARLVRAAGYRSIQEAVGSDAPAPALKVVQEPSEAS; encoded by the coding sequence ATGACCGTGTTCTACCAAGTCCTCTTCAGCTCGGTCCTGCGCCACATGGACGCGGAGAAGGTCCACAAGCTGAGCTTCGCCGCCCTGCGCGGCGTGACCGCCGTACCCGGTGTGGCCGAGACCATGGAGCGGGTCCTGGGACCGCGTGAGCCCGAGCTCACCGTGCAGGCCCTGGGCCGGGAGTTCCCCGGCCCGCTGGGCATGGCCGCCGGTTTCGACAAGAACGCTGAGAGCCCGCGCGGCCTGGCCGCCCTGGGCTTCGGCTACGTGGAGGTGGGTACCGTCACCGCCCACCCCCAGCCCGGAAACCCCAAGCCGCGCCTGTTCCGGCTGGTGGCCGACCGCGCCATCGTCAACCGGATGGGCTTCAACAACGAGGGTTCGGCGCTGGTCGCCGAACGCCTGCACCACCAGCGCAAGGGCCCGCTGGTGGGGATCAACATCGGCAAGACCAAGGTGACCCCCGAAGCCGAGGCGCCCGCCGACTACGCGCTCAGCGCCCTGCGGCTGGCACCCTACGCCGACTACATGGTCATCAACGTCAGCTCGCCCAACACCCCGGGCCTGCGCAACCTCCAGGGCGTGGAGCAGCTGCTGCCGCTGGTCACCGCGGTCCGCGAGTCCCTCGCCGAGGCGGGCCGCCCCGAGCTGCCGCTGCTGGTGAAGATCGCCCCGGACCTGGCCGACGAGGACGTGGACGCCGTCGCCGAGCTCGCGCTGGCCGAGGGCCTGGACGGGATCATCGCCACCAACACCACGATCTCCCGCGCCGGGCTGGACACCCCCGACGCCGAGATCGAGGAGGCCGGTGCCGGAGGCCTGTCGGGCGCCCCGCTCAAGGAGCGTTCGCTGCAGGTCCTGCGCCGTCTGCGCGCCAAGGTGGGCGACCGGGTGACCCTGGTCGCGGTCGGCGGGATCGAGACCCCCGAGGACGCCTGGGCCCGGATCCGCGCCGGCGCCACCCTGGTCCAGGGCTACACCGGACTGATCTACGGTGGTCCGCTGTGGCCGCGCCGGATCCACCGCGGCCTGGCCAGGCTGGTGCGCGCCGCCGGTTACCGGTCGATCCAGGAGGCCGTGGGCTCCGACGCCCCGGCCCCGGCGCTGAAGGTGGTCCAGGAGCCCTCCGAGGCCAGCTAG
- a CDS encoding proteasome assembly chaperone family protein: MRDPADLYELHPGFDDVAGLVMLVCLDGFVDAGNAGRQMAETLFERFTAEEIATFDTDRLVDYRDRRPPMTFVENTWTEYTPPKLALYRMHDDEGSPFLLLHGPEPDREWEAFVAAATSLVERFSVSLSISANGIPMAVPHTRPVTVTPHSTRPELVAGHTPWIGRVEVPGSAVSLLEFRLGESGHDFLGYAIHVPSYLGQSTYPRAAIAAVEYVAGATGLAVATERMEEVAAATDVEIAEQVAASEEIQRVVANLERQYDDIMSSRSEEGGGPAPLSDDAAGLPTADELGAELERFLAEREGDGNG, from the coding sequence GTGCGTGACCCCGCAGATCTGTACGAACTCCACCCAGGCTTCGACGACGTCGCCGGACTGGTGATGCTCGTCTGTCTGGACGGCTTCGTCGACGCCGGAAACGCAGGCCGCCAGATGGCCGAGACGCTGTTCGAACGGTTCACCGCCGAGGAGATCGCGACCTTCGACACCGATCGCCTGGTGGACTACCGCGACCGCAGGCCGCCGATGACCTTCGTCGAGAACACCTGGACCGAGTACACCCCGCCCAAGCTGGCCCTGTACCGGATGCACGACGACGAGGGCAGTCCCTTCCTCCTCCTGCACGGCCCGGAGCCGGACCGTGAGTGGGAGGCCTTCGTCGCGGCGGCCACGAGCCTGGTCGAGCGCTTCTCCGTCTCGCTGTCCATCAGCGCCAACGGCATCCCCATGGCGGTCCCGCACACCCGGCCGGTCACGGTCACGCCGCACTCCACCCGGCCCGAACTGGTCGCGGGGCACACCCCGTGGATCGGCCGGGTCGAGGTGCCCGGGAGCGCGGTCTCGCTGCTGGAGTTCCGCCTGGGCGAGAGCGGTCACGACTTCCTCGGCTACGCCATCCACGTGCCCAGCTACCTGGGTCAGTCCACCTACCCGCGGGCGGCCATCGCCGCCGTGGAGTACGTGGCCGGGGCGACCGGCCTGGCCGTGGCGACGGAGAGGATGGAGGAGGTCGCCGCTGCCACGGACGTGGAGATCGCCGAGCAGGTCGCGGCCTCCGAGGAGATCCAGCGCGTGGTCGCCAACCTGGAACGCCAGTACGACGACATCATGTCCTCGCGCTCGGAGGAGGGCGGCGGCCCCGCCCCCCTGTCCGACGACGCCGCGGGCCTGCCCACCGCCGACGAGCTCGGCGCGGAACTCGAACGCTTCCTCGCCGAACGCGAGGGAGACGGAAACGGATGA
- a CDS encoding ABC-ATPase domain-containing protein, with protein sequence MTGQRGNSGQGRRYGGGGRGAGGGRRPEPEPIRGKRDEAHLSEELLKMHGASYGRYKALKGDWDFGDFTLTVQRVQADPFAPPSRIRLLRPDAGIPDSAYADPVRRRATADYLGRRARRLLKGSLLKIDTGGQEVIARSSCQVTEEGALDLRIGLDLPGQGRRIDGRTAERELCRTVPELIDDLDWDEIDREEAEAFADSVADTVALRAGLAERDLVAFVADGAVLPRRSGVSDEPMAGRGVVPFASPESLRVSVDLPHRGTVTGMGVPEGITLIVGGGFHGKSTLLHALERGVYDHVPGDGRELVVTRQDAVKIRAEEGRGVERVDVSPFVRNLPTGADTSDFRTENASGSTSQAANICEAVEAGARTLLVDEDSTATNLMIRDERMQALVHGDREPLVPFVDLVRPLHREHRVSTVLVMGGSGDYFDVADQVIMLDAYHPHDVTERARGLAHEREDAEFTLPRARVIDPGSVDENTAKGRSRLKRRDMDVLVFGESDIDVRSVEQFVDPGQITGAGLALRALVRGRHLDGTRTLAEALDSLEEALDEKGVTLFGGDFGGDYALPRRHEIAATLNRLRSLTVTSQR encoded by the coding sequence ATGACGGGGCAGCGGGGGAACAGTGGCCAGGGACGCCGTTACGGCGGCGGGGGCCGGGGCGCTGGTGGCGGCCGCAGGCCCGAGCCCGAACCCATCCGCGGCAAACGCGACGAGGCGCACCTGTCCGAGGAGCTCCTGAAGATGCACGGCGCCTCCTACGGGCGCTACAAGGCGCTCAAGGGCGACTGGGACTTCGGCGACTTCACCCTCACCGTGCAGCGGGTCCAGGCCGACCCCTTCGCCCCACCCTCGCGCATCCGCCTCCTGCGGCCGGACGCCGGGATCCCGGACAGCGCCTACGCGGACCCCGTCCGGCGCCGGGCGACCGCCGACTACCTGGGCCGACGCGCCCGGCGGCTGCTCAAGGGGTCCTTGCTCAAGATCGACACCGGCGGCCAGGAGGTCATCGCCCGCTCCTCCTGCCAGGTCACCGAGGAGGGGGCGCTGGACCTGCGGATCGGGCTGGACCTGCCCGGGCAGGGCCGTCGGATCGACGGCCGCACCGCCGAGCGGGAGCTGTGCCGTACCGTCCCCGAGCTGATCGACGACCTCGACTGGGACGAGATCGACCGGGAGGAGGCCGAGGCCTTCGCCGACAGCGTGGCCGACACCGTCGCGCTGCGCGCGGGCCTGGCCGAGCGGGACCTGGTCGCCTTCGTGGCGGACGGGGCGGTCCTGCCCCGGCGCAGCGGGGTGAGCGACGAGCCCATGGCTGGGCGGGGAGTGGTGCCCTTCGCCTCCCCGGAGAGCCTGCGGGTGAGCGTCGACCTGCCGCACCGGGGCACGGTCACCGGTATGGGAGTGCCCGAGGGCATCACCCTCATCGTCGGCGGCGGCTTCCACGGCAAGTCCACCCTGCTGCACGCCCTGGAACGGGGGGTGTACGACCACGTGCCCGGCGACGGCCGTGAACTCGTGGTGACCAGGCAGGACGCGGTCAAGATCCGTGCGGAGGAGGGCAGGGGCGTGGAGCGCGTCGACGTCAGCCCCTTCGTGCGCAACCTGCCCACCGGGGCCGATACCAGCGACTTCCGCACCGAGAACGCCTCCGGTTCCACCTCGCAGGCGGCCAACATCTGTGAGGCGGTGGAGGCCGGGGCGCGCACCCTGCTGGTGGACGAGGACTCCACCGCCACCAACCTGATGATCCGCGACGAGCGCATGCAGGCCCTGGTGCACGGCGACCGGGAGCCGCTGGTGCCGTTCGTCGACCTGGTCCGGCCCCTGCACCGCGAGCACCGGGTCTCCACGGTCCTGGTGATGGGCGGCAGCGGCGACTACTTCGACGTCGCCGACCAGGTGATCATGCTGGACGCCTACCATCCGCACGACGTCACCGAACGCGCCCGGGGCCTGGCACATGAGCGCGAGGACGCCGAGTTCACCCTGCCCCGGGCCCGCGTGATCGATCCCGGCTCGGTGGACGAGAACACCGCCAAGGGGCGCAGCAGGCTCAAACGCCGCGACATGGACGTGCTGGTCTTCGGCGAGAGCGACATCGACGTCCGCTCGGTGGAGCAGTTCGTGGACCCGGGGCAGATCACCGGGGCCGGGCTGGCCCTGCGTGCGCTGGTCCGGGGGCGGCACCTCGACGGGACCCGAACCCTGGCCGAGGCACTGGACTCCCTGGAGGAGGCGCTGGACGAGAAGGGGGTGACCCTCTTCGGCGGGGACTTCGGCGGGGACTACGCCCTGCCTCGCAGGCACGAGATCGCCGCCACCCTCAACCGCCTGCGCTCCCTCACCGTCACGAGCCAGCGCTGA
- a CDS encoding polysaccharide deacetylase family protein, with translation MSSRRIEPDRTVPRPRTGRHPFWSGALAVALVLPLAACENEIVGGGDPAELTVLVDEVEDGFGEWRGDAGDFTGHPYEPEGLEISVAYPEFEGAEAFSEALAARVDQEVQDFRAGTRDPVSLGIGWELVAAGDGVLGVRLLRTEQDMHGLREGYSTYWYDARAGAAAYSTELLAGQEELTELNAIARGELADDDQVDPEALWPVRRTYDSIGFNDAGDLVVEFSDGHLSPTVEGHVPDSEPGRKTVVVEHERAEPLLSDLGTRAREAAMVDEPDLELPGTEADEGEEDPGPVPGVITAGEPGVNCYDGETKCVALTFDDGPVEATPHLLDILAEEEVTASFYLNGGPALTRPSVLRRAYAEGHEIASHGDEHEHMNKMEADELPRQTAAVSAMVRRQTGYTVDLFRPPFGATNDDVHDEVEAQEMAEIAWTIDSQDWESISPDEIVDNVISRMDPGAVVLLHDPQPATLAAVPELIERLKDDDYVFVTTTQALGGPEPGRVYPDGWDGDW, from the coding sequence TTGTCGTCGAGGAGAATCGAACCGGACCGGACCGTTCCTCGGCCGCGCACGGGCCGCCACCCGTTCTGGTCCGGGGCGCTGGCCGTGGCCCTCGTCCTGCCCCTGGCCGCGTGTGAGAACGAGATCGTGGGCGGAGGCGACCCCGCAGAGCTCACCGTGCTGGTGGACGAGGTCGAGGACGGTTTCGGGGAGTGGCGCGGGGACGCCGGGGACTTCACCGGCCACCCCTACGAACCGGAGGGGCTGGAGATCAGCGTCGCCTACCCGGAGTTCGAGGGGGCCGAGGCGTTCTCCGAGGCCTTGGCCGCGCGGGTGGACCAGGAGGTCCAGGACTTCCGGGCCGGGACCCGCGACCCGGTGAGCCTGGGCATCGGCTGGGAGCTGGTCGCCGCCGGGGACGGTGTGCTGGGTGTGCGGCTGCTCCGCACCGAGCAGGACATGCACGGTCTGCGTGAGGGCTACTCGACCTACTGGTACGACGCCCGGGCGGGCGCCGCGGCCTACTCCACCGAGCTGCTGGCCGGGCAGGAGGAACTGACCGAGCTCAACGCGATCGCGCGCGGGGAGCTGGCCGACGACGATCAGGTGGACCCCGAGGCACTGTGGCCGGTGCGGCGGACCTACGACTCGATCGGCTTCAACGACGCGGGTGACCTGGTCGTGGAGTTCAGTGACGGACACCTGTCACCGACCGTCGAGGGGCACGTCCCGGACAGCGAGCCCGGCCGCAAGACCGTGGTGGTCGAGCACGAGCGGGCCGAACCGCTGCTGTCGGACCTGGGCACGCGGGCCCGGGAGGCAGCCATGGTGGACGAGCCCGACCTGGAACTGCCCGGGACCGAGGCGGACGAGGGCGAGGAGGACCCCGGTCCGGTGCCGGGGGTGATCACCGCCGGGGAGCCTGGGGTGAACTGCTACGACGGCGAGACCAAGTGCGTGGCGCTCACCTTCGACGACGGCCCGGTCGAGGCCACCCCGCACCTGCTGGACATCCTGGCCGAGGAGGAGGTGACGGCCTCGTTCTACCTCAACGGCGGCCCGGCCCTGACCCGGCCGAGCGTGCTGCGGCGGGCCTACGCCGAGGGCCACGAGATCGCCAGCCACGGTGACGAGCACGAGCACATGAACAAGATGGAGGCCGATGAGCTGCCCCGGCAGACCGCGGCGGTGAGCGCGATGGTCCGCAGGCAGACCGGGTACACCGTGGACCTCTTCCGGCCTCCGTTCGGCGCCACCAACGACGACGTGCACGACGAGGTCGAGGCCCAGGAGATGGCCGAGATCGCGTGGACGATCGACAGCCAGGACTGGGAGAGCATCAGCCCCGACGAGATCGTGGACAACGTCATCTCCCGGATGGACCCGGGCGCGGTGGTACTGCTGCACGACCCCCAGCCCGCCACGCTCGCCGCGGTCCCGGAGCTCATCGAGCGGCTGAAGGACGACGACTACGTGTTCGTGACCACCACCCAGGCGCTCGGCGGCCCCGAGCCGGGCCGTGTCTACCCGGACGGCTGGGACGGCGACTGGTAG